The Geomonas ferrireducens genome includes a window with the following:
- a CDS encoding hybrid sensor histidine kinase/response regulator, with product MNQSSSTAVPHRILIVDDSPTQAKLLEQMLAEQGYRVVVARNGDEALEALPQMPDLVISDILMPGMDGFELCRRIRESKTGGETPIILLTHLNDPADVLHSLEVGANYFVSKPYSKKLLLSRISAVLNGERVCHQGDNDGEVAVAYRGKNYRVQADCAHTIELLLATYEMAAEKNQELLGAKASLSSLNRELEQRVVERTAALTQETAERLQAMDELRKKDEVLMQQSRQAAMGEMIGNIAHQWRQPLNAVGLLVQDLTLSYEYGNFSREYLETSTGKIMQMVRHMSQTIDDFRNFFTPDREKSAFELKKVVRRTLALMEGSLADKGIQVEVADGDVPPIVGHPNEFSQVLLNILNNAADALCEKRIAEPRIKVTVAREGEKSVITIADNAGGIPVNIMGRIFEPYFTTKEQGKGTGIGLFMAKNIVEKSMNGSLSARNTGNGAEFRIEV from the coding sequence ATGAATCAAAGCAGCTCGACAGCGGTTCCGCACCGCATCCTCATCGTAGATGACAGCCCCACCCAGGCGAAGCTCCTCGAGCAGATGCTCGCCGAACAGGGGTACCGGGTCGTCGTGGCTAGAAACGGAGACGAGGCGCTCGAGGCCCTCCCGCAAATGCCGGATCTGGTGATCAGCGACATTCTCATGCCGGGGATGGACGGCTTCGAGCTCTGCCGCCGCATCAGAGAGTCGAAGACAGGGGGTGAAACACCGATCATCCTGCTCACCCACCTGAACGATCCGGCGGACGTGCTGCACAGCCTCGAAGTGGGCGCCAACTACTTCGTATCGAAGCCGTACAGCAAGAAACTGCTCCTATCCCGCATCAGCGCCGTGTTGAACGGGGAACGGGTTTGCCACCAGGGTGACAACGACGGAGAGGTCGCCGTCGCCTATCGAGGCAAAAACTACCGCGTTCAGGCCGACTGTGCCCACACCATCGAACTGCTCCTCGCCACCTACGAGATGGCTGCGGAAAAGAACCAGGAACTGCTTGGGGCGAAGGCGTCCCTGTCGAGCCTGAACCGGGAGCTCGAGCAGCGCGTCGTGGAGCGGACCGCAGCCCTCACCCAGGAAACCGCGGAACGTCTGCAGGCTATGGACGAACTGAGGAAGAAGGACGAAGTGCTCATGCAGCAAAGCCGCCAGGCTGCGATGGGCGAGATGATCGGCAACATCGCGCACCAGTGGCGCCAGCCGCTGAACGCGGTGGGGCTGCTGGTCCAGGACCTCACCCTCTCCTACGAGTACGGCAACTTCAGCCGCGAGTACCTGGAGACGAGCACCGGGAAGATCATGCAGATGGTCCGGCACATGTCGCAGACCATCGACGATTTCAGGAACTTCTTCACGCCGGACCGGGAGAAGAGCGCGTTCGAACTGAAAAAGGTGGTCCGTCGCACCCTGGCGCTCATGGAGGGAAGCCTCGCCGACAAGGGCATCCAGGTTGAGGTCGCGGACGGCGACGTGCCGCCCATCGTAGGGCACCCCAACGAGTTTTCCCAGGTACTGCTCAACATCCTCAACAACGCCGCAGACGCCTTATGCGAAAAAAGGATTGCGGAACCGAGGATCAAGGTAACGGTGGCCCGCGAGGGGGAAAAATCCGTCATCACCATCGCCGACAACGCTGGCGGCATCCCCGTCAATATCATGGGACGCATCTTCGAGCCCTACTTCACCACCAAGGAACAGGGAAAAGGAACCGGCATCGGCCTGTTCATGGCCAAGAACATCGTGGAAAAAAGCATGAACGGCTCGCTCTCGGCGCGAAACACCGGGAACGGGGCCGAGTTCAGAATCGAGGTATAG
- the cheB gene encoding chemotaxis-specific protein-glutamate methyltransferase CheB, with product MIRILVVEDSKTVQQALVAAFDADPELTVIGTAESGESAVEAAKSLRPDIITMDVNLPGMDGFDATRAIMSSCPVPIVIVTGKMNPKDSATLFRVMEAGALMVLAKPAAPGSPDYRESVADLIRHVKLMSEIKVVRRVFPTGKIAPAPAAVQTPRTAPTASIKVVAIGASTGGPPLLRRILSALPASFSAAVLVVQHMAVGFTENFVHWLNQHSTMPVLLAADGMTVEPGRVYVAPDSYHMEVAPQGRIRLTSTDPENGVRPAVSALFRTVAQHYGRHAVGVLLTGMGKDGALELKTLRNSGGVTVAQDKETSMVFGMPGEAIQIDAAQLVLSPDGIIGLLTTLAAKGAAALK from the coding sequence GTGATCAGAATTCTCGTAGTTGAAGATTCAAAAACCGTGCAGCAGGCGCTGGTGGCCGCTTTCGACGCGGACCCCGAGCTCACCGTGATCGGCACCGCGGAGAGCGGCGAGTCCGCCGTGGAGGCCGCAAAGAGCCTCAGGCCGGACATCATCACCATGGACGTCAACCTCCCAGGCATGGACGGTTTCGACGCCACCCGCGCCATCATGTCGAGCTGCCCCGTCCCCATCGTGATCGTCACCGGGAAGATGAACCCGAAGGATTCGGCCACCCTGTTCCGGGTCATGGAGGCGGGAGCCCTCATGGTGCTAGCCAAGCCCGCCGCGCCAGGCTCTCCCGATTACCGCGAGTCGGTGGCGGACCTCATCCGCCATGTGAAGCTCATGTCCGAGATCAAGGTGGTGCGCCGCGTGTTCCCGACCGGCAAGATCGCGCCTGCGCCAGCCGCAGTCCAGACGCCCCGGACCGCCCCCACCGCTTCGATAAAAGTGGTGGCCATCGGCGCCTCGACCGGCGGTCCGCCCCTTTTGCGCCGCATACTCTCCGCGCTCCCGGCATCCTTTTCCGCCGCGGTCCTCGTGGTGCAGCACATGGCCGTAGGTTTCACGGAAAACTTCGTGCACTGGCTGAACCAGCACTCCACCATGCCGGTGCTCCTCGCTGCCGACGGCATGACCGTGGAACCGGGTCGGGTCTACGTGGCGCCCGACAGCTACCACATGGAAGTCGCCCCTCAAGGGCGCATCCGCCTCACCAGCACGGACCCTGAAAACGGCGTGCGTCCCGCCGTGTCGGCGCTTTTTCGCACCGTGGCTCAGCACTACGGTCGGCACGCGGTCGGGGTGCTCTTGACCGGCATGGGGAAGGACGGGGCCCTGGAACTCAAGACGCTCCGCAACAGTGGAGGCGTCACCGTCGCGCAGGACAAGGAGACGTCCATGGTCTTCGGGATGCCGGGCGAAGCGATCCAGATCGACGCGGCCCAGCTCGTCCTATCCCCCGACGGCATCATCGGTCTGCTGACCACGCTGGCGGCTAAAGGCGCCGCCGCCTTGAAATGA
- a CDS encoding hybrid sensor histidine kinase/response regulator has translation MSDHEALLKELLATFAIEAQEHLDALSSHLLALEREEEEAGRQRLLEGVFRRVHTLKGAAHAVNLADVAHDCQELEEVLAGIKRGEAEFGMETFDLLHREINRLSARIFPAGAPTAAPAPAPQQSASQSVPPSPLPTVPTPPVVAVAATQAPTPEKPRPSPPSYAADETVRVSARLLETLLLQSEELVSAKLAASVLQEELSTLAGEVAERGAERDRSLEAARRALKKGTDGEASLAGLLEQRCRHERTVEGRLRLLEKNAEKHTRSLQALVDPLLEEMKKLQLLPCSSILDPFAKLVRDLTRELGKEADFSLSGGELEFDRRILAELMEPLLHLVRNTVDHGIELPQAREAAGKPRRGTVSVEVRLQDANRAELILTDDGCGIDLEQVKRSALRRELATEEAIARMPDAEALQFIFESGLSTSGTISSISGRGVGLAIVRETLERLGGHVSVTSTPGAGTSFRLVFPLSFARMRALLVQVAGRYCAIPATVVELSARVPLSEVKRVENRDTVVAAGEVLPLVSLAGILETGRRSVEPDTTVSYVLLRAADRRIAFAVDQVIGVQEILVKPLGRQLSRVRNVAGATVLGSGRVVPVLNVADLFRSALGGGADVTSLPVPSAPARQARVSVLVAEDSITSRTLLKNILEASGFLVRTAVDGADAMAQLKTDPCDVVVSDIEMPRMDGFELTRSIRADAKLASLPVILVTGLESRTDRERGIDVGASAYLVKSSFDQTNLIEVIQKLT, from the coding sequence ATGAGCGACCACGAGGCGCTGTTAAAAGAACTGCTCGCGACCTTCGCGATAGAGGCGCAGGAACACCTGGACGCCCTCTCCTCCCATCTCCTCGCCCTGGAACGCGAAGAGGAGGAGGCAGGGCGGCAGCGCCTGCTTGAAGGGGTGTTCCGCCGCGTGCACACCCTGAAAGGGGCGGCGCACGCCGTGAACCTCGCCGACGTCGCCCATGACTGCCAGGAGCTGGAGGAGGTGCTGGCAGGGATCAAGCGTGGCGAGGCCGAGTTCGGTATGGAAACCTTCGATCTCCTGCACCGCGAGATAAACCGGCTTTCGGCCCGCATCTTCCCGGCAGGCGCCCCCACCGCCGCACCTGCACCGGCGCCGCAACAGAGTGCTTCCCAAAGCGTTCCCCCCTCTCCTCTTCCGACGGTGCCCACGCCCCCTGTTGTTGCCGTTGCGGCCACCCAGGCGCCTACCCCGGAAAAGCCACGCCCTTCACCGCCCTCCTATGCCGCCGACGAAACGGTGCGGGTCTCCGCGCGGCTTCTCGAGACGCTCCTTTTGCAGTCCGAGGAACTGGTCTCCGCGAAACTTGCCGCCTCGGTACTGCAGGAGGAACTCTCCACCCTTGCCGGCGAGGTAGCCGAGCGTGGCGCTGAGCGCGACCGCTCCCTCGAGGCGGCAAGGCGCGCGCTCAAGAAGGGTACCGACGGTGAGGCCTCGCTGGCCGGACTTCTCGAACAGAGGTGCCGGCATGAACGTACCGTGGAGGGGCGCCTGCGCCTCCTGGAGAAGAACGCGGAAAAGCACACCCGTTCGCTGCAGGCTCTCGTCGACCCGCTCCTCGAGGAGATGAAGAAGCTGCAGCTCCTCCCATGTTCCTCGATCCTCGACCCGTTCGCGAAACTGGTGCGCGACCTTACCCGCGAGCTCGGCAAGGAGGCCGACTTCTCCCTCTCCGGAGGAGAGCTGGAGTTCGACCGCCGCATCCTGGCCGAGCTTATGGAGCCGCTTTTGCACCTCGTGCGCAACACGGTAGATCACGGCATCGAGCTGCCGCAGGCAAGGGAAGCCGCGGGAAAGCCGCGCCGCGGCACGGTGAGCGTCGAGGTGAGGCTGCAGGACGCGAACCGCGCCGAACTCATCCTAACCGACGACGGCTGCGGCATCGACCTCGAGCAGGTGAAACGTTCTGCGCTGCGCCGGGAACTCGCCACCGAGGAGGCCATCGCGCGCATGCCCGACGCCGAGGCGCTTCAATTCATCTTCGAGTCCGGGCTTTCCACCAGCGGCACCATCAGCAGCATCTCCGGACGCGGGGTCGGCCTCGCCATCGTACGCGAGACGCTGGAGCGGCTGGGGGGGCACGTCTCGGTCACAAGCACGCCCGGCGCGGGAACGAGCTTCCGGCTCGTCTTCCCGCTCTCATTCGCCCGGATGCGCGCGCTCTTGGTGCAGGTCGCCGGCCGCTACTGCGCCATCCCGGCGACGGTGGTCGAGCTGAGCGCGCGCGTGCCGCTCTCAGAGGTGAAACGGGTGGAAAACCGCGACACCGTGGTCGCGGCGGGCGAGGTGCTCCCGCTCGTCTCACTGGCCGGCATCCTGGAAACTGGACGCCGGAGCGTCGAGCCGGACACCACGGTCTCTTACGTCCTCTTGCGCGCCGCCGACCGGCGCATCGCTTTCGCCGTGGATCAGGTGATCGGGGTGCAGGAGATACTGGTGAAGCCGCTCGGGCGCCAGCTCTCGAGGGTGCGCAACGTCGCTGGTGCCACCGTGCTCGGTTCGGGGCGCGTGGTCCCCGTTTTGAACGTTGCCGACCTCTTCCGCTCCGCCCTGGGGGGCGGTGCCGACGTCACCTCCCTGCCGGTACCAAGCGCCCCGGCTCGCCAGGCGCGGGTTTCCGTTCTGGTGGCGGAAGATTCCATCACCTCGCGGACCTTGCTTAAGAACATCCTGGAGGCCTCCGGCTTCCTCGTGCGCACCGCGGTCGACGGGGCGGACGCCATGGCACAACTTAAAACCGACCCCTGCGACGTGGTGGTCTCCGACATCGAGATGCCGCGCATGGACGGCTTCGAGCTCACCCGGTCGATCCGCGCCGACGCGAAGCTCGCCTCGCTCCCCGTGATCCTCGTCACCGGGCTCGAGTCGCGTACCGACCGGGAGCGCGGCATCGACGTCGGTGCGAGCGCCTATCTCGTGAAGAGCAGCTTCGACCAGACCAACCTCATCGAGGTCATCCAGAAACTCACCTGA